A window of the Helianthus annuus cultivar XRQ/B chromosome 4, HanXRQr2.0-SUNRISE, whole genome shotgun sequence genome harbors these coding sequences:
- the LOC110928740 gene encoding probable aspartic proteinase GIP1 — MSPSILLLFLFLFVTPSFSAFVAPITKHHVHNTPFYTLKLQLKTPMQPTFLLLHIGATYTAVNCHSNYTSTTSRPVPCNSSLCHSLRSNQLISKKCDITTNAAVGGNCVISPHKSFAMVDSLALQATDGRNPGKLTTFPEFVFTCSDESSRLLKGRAKKVVAGLAGLGVSNYSLPAQVSTNSSVFSLCISGSPSAPGVAFFGLDKPYYFFPGLDVSNHLSYTPLFSYHPGIFTNRKTETKQLKDGYYIKVKSIIINGKPININQKLTMISTTNPYTVLERTIFRAVTVEFKKESRTMKLKSVKPVKPFKLCYEADGVLETHLGPTVPQIKLVMQNDVVWRVFGKNSMVRIVDEGLDAWCLAVVDGGVGSVPAMVIGGHQLEDNLLQFDYGKKTLGFSSTLLQYKTLCANFNFSTNNAIKVF, encoded by the coding sequence ATGTCTCCCTCAATCCTCTTACTATTTCTATTCCTATTCGTTACACCTTCATTTTCAGCCTTTGTTGCCCCCATCACAAAACACCATGTCCACAACACCCCATTTTACACCTTAAAACTCCAACTCAAAACCCCTATGCAACCAACATTTTTGCTACTTCACATTGGCGCCACCTACACCGCGGTTAACTGCCATAGCAACTACACCTCCACCACCTCCCGCCCTGTCCCATGCAACTCATCTCTCTGCCACTCCCTCCGATCCAACCAACTCATCTCTAAAAAATGCGATATCACCACCAACGCCGCGGTTGGTGGTAATTGTGTAATTTCGCCTCATAAGTCCTTCGCTATGGTTGACTCACTCGCGTTACAAGCAACTGATGGACGTAACCCGGGGAAACTTACTACGTTCCCCGAGTTTGTGTTCACTTGCTCTGACGAATCCTCACGGTTATTAAAAGGCCGGGCTAAGAAAGTGGTAGCCGGTTTAGCCGGTTTAGGGGTTTCAAATTATTCACTCCCCGCGCAGGTTAGCACCAACTCGTCAGTTTTCTCACTTTGTATATCTGGCTCACCTTCGGCTCCAGGCGTAGCGTTTTTCGGCCTAGATAAACCGTATTATTTCTTCCCGGGACTTGATGTCTCTAACCATCTCTCCTACACACCACTGTTCTCATATCATCCTGGAATATTCACTAACAGAAAAACCGAAACCAAACAGTTGAAAGACGGTTATTACATCAAGGTCAAATCCATCATCATAAACGGAAAACCAATAAACATAAACCAGAAACTGACAATGATCAGCACAACCAATCCGTACACGGTATTGGAGAGAACAATCTTCAGAGCTGTAACTGTAGAGTTCAAAAAAGAATCAAGAACTATGAAGCTGAAGTCAGTTAAGCCTGTGAAACCGTTTAAATTATGTTATGAAGCTGATGGGGTTTTGGAAACTCATTTGGGTCCAACAGTGCCTCAGATTAAGCTTGTGATGCAGAACGATGTCGTCTGGAGGGTTTTCGGGAAGAATTCGATGGTGAGGATTGTGGATGAGGGTTTGGATGCATGGTGCTTAGCTGTGGTTGATGGCGGTGTTGGGTCGGTTCCGGCGATGGTGATCGGAGGGCATCAGTTGGAGGATAATCTGCTTCAGTTTGATTATGGGAAGAAAACGTTGGGGTTTAGTTCTACTCTTTTGCAGTACAAGACATTGTGTGCTAATTTTAATTTTAGCACTAATAATGCCATTAAGGTCTTTTAG